From the Hyphomicrobiaceae bacterium genome, the window CAGGCACGCAATAGCGTTTCTGGCTCAGAGCTAGCAAAACGCGCAGTAGCAGAGGCCCGCGCCTCAGGATCTTTTGTCCGCTCAAGCCTCGGTGCAAGCTCGCTTACGGCCGAAGAAGCCGCAGCCACGGCTCAGCCGGTCACGGCCGAAGCCAGCGACAAGCCGGCCTTCAAGATCATTAATGGGCAGCAGGAAGAAGCTGCCGAGACGCCCGCTGAAACTGCTGCGGCGCAAGCCGCTCTCGAACAAGCCGCCAACGAGCAGCGCACAAAGGCCGCCCCAAAACAAAAGGTTCTGACGGCAGCACTGGGTGCTGGCACCAAGAACGCGGTTCAGCCTGCAAAATGCCGGGTATGGACCGCGAGCTACGGCGGCGCTCATGCGATGATCATCAAGGCAAGCACGGACGACACGGTAAACTACACCGTGCTCGACGTGAACGAGCAGACCGCCAAGCGTGAAGCGGAAGCTTATATCGCCGCTTACGCAAAGGGCGGGCAGACGGTCGGGGAATTTCCCAACCAGACGCAGGCGCTCGACAAAGCGTTCGAACTCTGCCCCGAGGGCTGATCTTAGAAATTGGCCCTTGAGGGTTCACCGATGAACGCAAGTATGCGCGTCAGACAACGGGCGCAGAGCGTGGCTACGGCCTTCGTCTGCCAACTTCTTCTGACCACGGCCGTCCAAGCCGCTCCACCGATCCGCACCGACACAAACAACCGCGTTCCTGCCTGCGTATCGCCAGAGCGCCTGATGGCTTTTCTGCGAGACCGAAACGAAGAGCTCAATCCGCGCTACGGAGAAATTGCGCGCTGGTACAAATACTACGGCGAAGCCTGGAACGTGCGTTGGGATTACGCCTTCTTCCAGATGCTTCTGGAAACTAATTATCTGAAGTACCGCCGCGGTGACGGCAGGCGTGGCGACGTCCACGAACGGCAGAATAATTTCGCCGGCATCGGCGCGACAGGCGGCGGTGTTGCAGGCGAGCGATTTGCCGACATCAAGACCGGCGTGCACGCCCAGATCCAGCATCTCGTGGCTTACTCTGGCGAGCACGTGCAAGATCCGGTTGCTAAACGCACCAGTGAGAACCAGGACGACATCATCGCCCAGTCGCGAAGATTGCGCCGTGCCGTCACGTTCGGCGATCTCGCGCGCAGGTGGGCCGCGGACCGCGCCTATGCCCGATCCATCGACATCGTCGCCAAGTTGTTCAACGACGGCTACTGCAAAGGCCCCGCAACGGCCGACATGGCGCCGCCACCGGCCCCAAAACCGGTACGCCGATATGAACGGCACGCGGGATTGGTGGGCCCCGCACCCGATCACCTCGGGGGTCCGGAAGAAGTCCTTCCCTGGGCCTCGCGCAGCGTCGCTCAAGAAACGAGCGATAACACCAACACTGCAGACAAGCCACGGCGCGAAACACGTACGCCGCCACCTCAGATAGCTCCCGCTGCCGCCATCAAAGAGACGCCACCAACCCCGGGTCACAACGGGCGCCCCCCCGTGCGCACGCTTTGGACCCGGGAGGATGGCTATGATCCCGCTGACACCAGAGCGCACGCGAGTGAACAGGCTCGCCCGGCTGGCACGCTGGAAAACAGCGACGACAATCCGCAACATGCCTCGGCGGGCGCTTCCGGAGAGGTGCAGCTTCCGCATTTCAGGATTGCGCCGACCGACACGCCCCCCTCGCACTTGGGCGGTCCGGTCGATCCCGTCATCAAAACCGCAAGCGTTCCCGCCCGCATCATGCCAGACTCAGATACGCCGTCTGACGATGCCAGACGGATCACAACCGCCGTTCGCACGGCATCGCTCGGAGAATGCCGGATCCTGAGCGCGAGCTATGGCGGACACAAGACGCTGCTCGTTCAAGCCGACGCGAGCGGAGCCATCCAACTGACCGCACTAACGGTGCTGGACGGGTTCGAAGATACGATGTTGGAGAGCTACGCCAAGGAAAGAGCACCCGGCGCAAAGCTGATTGGGACTTACGCAAGCAGGGACGACGCGCTCACCAAAGCGCGAACCATTTGCCCGTCGGGCTGAGCCGGAATTCACTCCAACACAACGCGCAAAAGAAAAAAGGGCGGCAAACCTAGTTGCCGCCCTTTTTTACTCAACCGTCCTGTGCGCTCATTACGCGCGCTTGAACGAAATATCCTTGTTGTCGATGAAGCCGTAGAATGCGTTCGTCCGATCCGTACCTTCCTTCTGGTAGGCTTCCTTCGCTTTCTGCAGCTTGTCGTCCTTCATGTTCACGCCCTGCTTCGACAGATCGTTGGGATCGAACCCATGGATGTTGCAGATGTTGAGGCCGAAGATCTTACGCTTCACCTCGCTGTCGTCACCACCAAGCTCCTTGAACGCGAACGTCTCGCGCATCTCTTCGGGGATCTCCATCCGGCGCAAGGCTTCGATCTGCCACTGCGGTGAGCCATACCAAACAGAGTCTGTCCCCCAGATCACGTGATCATCGCCCATACCCTTGATGAGCGTACCAAGAAGACCTGCGGCATGCTGGGGATGAGAGATCACGCAATTGGCAAAGCAGCTGCCTAATTCGGCATAGACGTTTGTCACGCCGTATTTGGCCGGGATTTCGGCCAGATCCGAAACCCAGTCGATGCGCCCGGTTTTTTTGAACTTGTCGAGATGATCCTGCGGATAGTCGTTCAGGGGCTTCAGTCCGGAGTGGAAGATAACGAAATTCAGACCCGGCCAGTCCTTCGCGGCCTTGCCCACGTCGTCGACCATGGCGTGCTTCCAGGCGTGGAAGTTATCTGCATAGTCGTTCGGCAGCAGCCCCTTATGAATGCAGAACGTCTTGATGCCCGACTTCACCATTTTTTCGTAAGCTGGATACATCAGCTTTTCATCGTCGAGGCGGTAGGGGAAGTCACTGTTGGAGAGTGGATCACCCACCGTATAGCCCTTCCAGCTGATCGGTTTCTGCTCTGCTGCACAGCGATCCATCTCCTCAAGCCAGCCCGGCGTGTTGGGACGCACGATCGCCTGGCTCCACATGCGGCGCGAGCCGCACAGATCGTCCATCAGGCCTTGCGCGCGGTACATTTCCTTGTTGGTGAGGAACCAGTTGGCTGCATCGTCGGCCGGTGCGCCCGATAGGATGCCGAGTTTGGTATCGCTGTCGAAGTAGACCTCTTTCAAGAAGTTGGCGAACTGAAGCTGCTCGAACTCGGTTTGCTTGTCGCGGAATTTCTCAGGGACCCATTTTTCCATGCCATACTTGCGCAGCGCCTTCAGGCCCTCGAACGAGAAGCCTTCGTAGACGAAGTGCAATTGGTCGTCGAAAATGAATTGATCACGCAGGGCTGCCGCGCGCGCTTCCGCCATGGAGACGTCCGCCGCCTCAGCTCTAGAAGCGCCGAACACGTTGCCGTAGTGCTCATTCATCACCGAGAAGGACAGCGCAAACCCTGCCGCCGAGCGCAAGAACGAGCGGCGTGAGACGTTGTTCTTTTTGGCGAGTTCAGTTGCCTCGGACAAGATGTGGCTCTTGACCTTGCGCTGCACGTCATTCTGCGGCGAAGGATTGAACTCACCGTTCGATAACACCTGCGATGGAACCGGCAAAGAGCTTTCGGCTTCTGCGGTTTCATCGCGTTCCTGCAAACCAAGGTGGTACTTCTCCGTCCGGATCCACAACGACATTGGCGTTTCCCTTTTTCGTTCTGTGGCAATGCGTTGCGACTGCTCAGCGGCCTTCTGAGCAGAAGCCACATCGCATTATGGTTCAACAATCTTGTATCATTACATCCTGCCGGGCAATTGGCTCAACGTATTGGCGTTCGCAGCGGCCGAAACATCGTGCGACGGGATCAATTCCCGCCCGAAGGGCCAAGGTATTTCAGAGCCGCGTTCGACAGCGCGCCGCCAACAACGCACGGAATGCCGACCTCAACCTGCCCTAATGCGCCCGCCGCGACGCAACCGAGTGCAAATACGGTCTGCCCCGCCTGACCCCACCAGTTGAAGTTACGCGTACTTTCAGGGCCCTTCGCCTTAAGTTCGTCGATGGAGGCCAACGCCTCTTTGCGGATCTTTGAAAGCTCCAGAGTTTCGGCTGCTTCAATGACTTCGCCAAGCGGCGCGCGGACCTTCACATCCTGATCCGACGAGATGCCCTTCAAAAGGGAGAGTAACTCCGGATCGCGGGCGGCGTTTTGCGCGAGTGTCCACTTCGCCATGGCGCCGATCGTCAGCTTTTCGACACTATCGCGGTCAAGCGACCAGGCGAGCACCGTCACGATGCGGCGCACCGGCGCTTCTGCGCCCGTGGCAAAGTAATAGCCCCAATTGATGTCGATAGCCGACGAGCTTTCCTCGAATGGCAGGTTTTCCAACGTCGGCTTGCCACCAAACAGGTACTTGTCGATCAGAACCTTACGCGCTGGCATCCGCTCGACAAACTTCTTCATCACTTCCTGCCAATCGGTCAGTCCCGAATAGGCAATCGCTTTGATCAGCAAGACCTGATCCTGCGGATCGAGCGGGAACATCTTGGTAATCAACGCTTCCGCCTTATCCGGATTGGAGCCGATAACGCCTGCTGTAAATCCGATGTAGACGCCGGCCTGATCCATGTCCTTGGTCACGCTGGATTTGATCATGGCCCTAATGGCCTCGGGCAGGCGGTCTGGCTCGGGCTTGAGGCGATAGCCGTTGATCCAAGACAGCAGTTCTTCAGAACCGTTGAACGGTCTTGGCTGCTTTTGCTTCGCCAGCAACGGTCCTGACACCGCCGAAAAGCTCACTGCGAGAGCTATGAGAGCTGCGATCAAACGCATGGCAAGCTCCGGAAATCCGCGCAAAAAACGATATTGGAAAGCTTGGCGGCGACCTCGCACCCCTCCGATGGCCATAATGTGGCGCTGCCGCCCCCTTGCTGTGGCTTGACGGGGTCCGGCAAAGCCCAATATTGGCGCCATGGTCACGCAAGATCCCGCAAATGAAGAAGGCGTCGAGCTTGAATCGACGGAGGCCGAAGATGCCGGCACGCGGGTCATCGCGCGCTATTGGAAGACGTTGCCTGCCTCGCCGGGCGTCTACCGGATGCTCGATGCGCAGGGCGAAGTCATCTATGTCGGCAAAGCCCGCTCGCTAAAAGCGCGCGTGGCCAACTATACGCGCTTGCAAGGCCACACCAATCGCATCGCGCGCATGATCCTGGCGACACATTCGATGGAGTTCGTAACCGTTCGCACGGAAGCGGAAGCGCTACTTCTCGAAGCCAACCTCATCAAGCGCTTCAAGCCACGTTTCAACGTTTTGATGCGGGACGACAAGTCGTTTCCCTATATCCTCATCAGCCGCGACCACCCGGCACCGCAGTTGACGAAACACCGGGGCGCGCGCAATCGCAAAGGCGACTACTTCGGACCGTTTGCCTCCGCTGGCGCCGTCAACCGCGCCATCAACATGCTGCAACGTGCGTTTCTCTTGCGCACCTGCTCCGACAGCTTTTACGAGAACCGCACGCGCCCTTGCCTGCTATTCCAGATCAAACGATGCGCCGCTCCATGCACCAGCGAAATCTCGCTGGAGGACTATCGCAAGCTGACGGACGAAGCTGTACGCTTCTTGCGCGGCGAAAGTCAGAGCGTGCGCGAGATGTACCAGCGCCTGATGACCGAGGCTTCAGACAAACTGGAGTTCGAGGCGGCCGCCAAGTACCGCAACAGATTGTGGGCGTTGGCGCACGTCACAGCAGATCAATCGATCAATCCTGAAGGCGTCGAGGAGGCCGACGTATTCGCAGCCCACCAAGAGGGCGGACAGACCTGCATTCAGGTGTTCTTCTTCCGCACCGGACAGAACTGGGGCAACCGTGCCTACTATCCCAGAGCAGACCGCTCACTCGGTGTGGAAGACGTGCTCGATGCCTTCATCGCGCAGTTCTACGACGACAAGCCGGTGCCGCGGCTCATCCTTCTATCACACGAAATTCCGAACCATGACCTGCTCGCCGAAGCGTTGACGTCAAAGGCAGAGCGCAAAGTTGAAATCCGGGTGCCCTCGCGCGGCACAAAATCCGCTCTTGTGGAACATGCCATCGCCAATGCGCGCGAAGCGTTGGGCCGCAAACTTGCGGAAACGTCTTCGCAGACACGTTTGCTCGAAGGTTTGGCGGAACGCTTCGGGCTGGCAAGCACACCGCGCCGCATTGAGGTGTTCGACAATAGTCACATCTCGGGCACGAATGCAGTTGGCGCGATGATCGTCGCCGGGCCGGAAGGCTTCGTCAAAGGACAATACCGCAAGTTCAACATCAAGTCGGATGCGACCACACCAGGCGACGACTATGCAATGATGCGCGAAGTGCTTGCACGCCGCTTCAAACGACTCACGTCGGATTCAGCTAGCGAAGAAGGTTCGACGCGCGACGTACCGCACACCGAAACTCCGGCGAACGAAGAAGGCGGCTCACGCATCTCCCCTCCGGCACACACCTCGCGCGAAATGAAAAAACTTGCGCTCGGCATGATCCCGCTTGCCGCAAGCGGGCGGATCGCGCGCGATGTTCCGCCTGACACGGTTCTTGATGACGCTTCATCTACCGCAGACGATACGAGTAAAAACTCTGGCGATGATGATATGGCACCGGAAAAAGACATCTTTCCCGACCGCCCCGACGTCGTCTTCGTCGATGGCGGACTTGGCCAATTGTCGATTGCCTGCGAAGTGATGCGCGAACTCGGCATTCACGATATCGCGCTCATCGGAGTGGCAAAGGGGCCCGATCGAGACGCTGGCCGCGAGCATTTTCACATCCCCGGCAAAGACAAATCCTTCATGCTCGAGCCGCGTGATCCGGTCTTGTATTTCGTTCAAAGATTGCGCGACGAAGCCCACCGATTTGCAATTGGCACCCACCGCGCCAAACGCTCGAAAGCTTTGAGCGCCAATCCGCTCGACGAGATCGATGGTATAGGGCCCACGCGCAAACGTGCGCTGCTCAAGCATTTCGGCTCCGCAAAAGCCGTTTCGCGCGCGGGCGTCGAAGACTTGAAAGAGGTTGAGGGCATTTCCTCTGAAATGGCACAGAAAATCTATGATTTCTTCAACGAGCGTCGAAGTTGACGAATATCGTTTCCGGCCGGCACGCGGCATTCTGAAACAGATGCTTCTGGTGGAAATCCGATAACGTTCCCGTGCGGTTAGATAACGTGGGGTGGATTTCCGCGACGCTTTCGCCCTATTTTGGCGCGCATTGCCGGTCCATCAGAGGCTTGGCGATAAATCCCCCGAAACTCGATTACTGGTGCCAATGAACTTCCATCGAAGCAAAGCCTGTTTGACGGCCGCATTGCTTGCGTTCGCAGCTTTCAACGTTGCGTCGAATGCTCGGACGGCAGGGGCCCAGACCGAATGGCAAACTGAGGTCGAACAGCCCAAGGCGCCAGCGGCAGCAAAGCCAACCAGTACGAAAGCAACCACTAAGGCGGCGGAAAGCAAACCGGCGGCTGCGCAGCAAGCGCCCTCCACACAGCCCGCGGCAACACAACAGGCCCCAGCCCAACACACGCCCCAGCAGGCGCCTGCAGCACAAGCCCCCGCGCCTCAGCAGGCACCTGCTGCAGCACAGCCCGCACCGGCTGCGGCTGCTCCGGCTGCGAACGGTGCGGCCCAACAGACCCAGCAACAAGCACCGGCCGCCGTACCCGCGGGTGATGCTGCGGCTCCCGCGGCCGAAGGGGCTGGTGCGCCAGCCCCGGCGCCCGAGACGCAAGCCGAGCCGCCTCAACCGGCAAAACCTGTACCGAAACCGACCCCGTTGCCGCCGGAGGTCGCGACAACGATCGAAAAGACAACCGACGTCATGGATGGTGCGGAGAAGAAGCTCTCCGCAATCAAGGACGTCGATGCCGACCTCGGCCGTTTGCGCAACGATATCGACGGCGTGATTTCTTCGACCACCCGCACAGCCGACAGCTTGCGCCCGCGCCTGGCGGATTTGGAAGGCCAAATCGCCAAACTTGGGCCGGCGCCCGGCAAGGATGATCCGCCTGAAGCACCCACAGCGGCCACAGAGCGCGCCCGCCTTGGCGCTGAAGCCGCCGAGGTTTCCGGGGCGATCAAAACGCTCGAAGTAACCTGGTGGCGCGCACGGCAGGCCATCGACAAGATTACAGACTTGCGGCTTGAGCTGTTCGTCAAGAGCCTCACCCAGCGCATGTCCAGCCCACTGTTTTCGGAACTTTGGGAGGACGTCGTTCGCGACTGGCCATCTGTATCCTGGCGCATCGGCTACAATGGTTCCGACTGGCTGCGAAATGCCGACACCCGCAAAGGCCGTCTGTCCATCGTGCTGGCGGCTGCGGCGTTCACGTATTTATTTTTGAAGTTGCTTGCCGGTTGGCTGACGCGATTCCGTCCGACGCCAGGACACCCCGAATGGACATTCTTCGAACGCGCGGCGGCGGGGTCTTGGATTGCGCCGGTGCGCGCCATGCCCGGCATCCTCACCGCACTTGTCTTGTACTTCGGACTGGACCACATCGGGCTGCTGTATCACCCGACGACGATGCCGACCGCCACCGCACTGCTCTATGCGATACTGATTTTTTCGGCCGTCTCGGCCCTGGTTTCGACAGTCTTTGCGCCCTACTCGCCACAGCGGCGTCTCATACCGTTGTCAGATCGCGCTGCGCGGCGGGTCGGACGACTGCTCAAGATCCTGGCCGCAATCTATTGTCTTGATCTGTTCTTCTCCGAGTTCGCCCAGATCCTGTACTTCCCTCTGTCCTTGAGCGTCGTGCAGTCGCTGATCTCAAGCCTTGCGTTTGCCGCGGTACTCGCGGGATTGCTGCTAACACCCTTCTCGCCGACGGGACATCCGCGCTCGGAGCCTTATCCGCGCAGCTATCCCCGGTGGTTGAAGTTTCCACTTTGGCTTGTCGTGCTTGCAATCGTGGTCGCGTGCCTTACAGGCTACGTCGCGCTTGGCCGCTTCATTGCCCAACAGGTCGTGATGACGGGCATCGTGGCGCTCGTCGGCATCCTGCTATTCTTTGCAATTCGAGCGTTCACACGCGAGGGTACGAAGGGGGGGCACGCTGTCGGATCCATCCTGCACGATGCATTCGGCATGGATGAACCTCGCAGAAGGCAGCTCGCGTGGCTCACTGAAGCGGTTCTTACCTTCATCCTTTTCTTGACGTTGCTTCCCGTCTTGCTGTTGCAGTGGGGATTTGCGGCGGCTGATATTCGCGACTGGCTGAAGGCGGCATTGTTCGGCTTCGAGATCGGCCAGATTCGCATTTCTCTGGTGCGCATCCTCGGCGGTATCTTGCTGTTCATGGCGCTGTTGTTCGTAACGCGCTTGGTTCAGCGCCGCTTGCGCCAGAACGTGCTTGTCGCGCCGCGTATGGATCCAGGCGTTGCGAACTCGGTCGATACCGCTGTCGGATATACCGGCATCGCACTCGCCTCGATCATCGCGGTTTCATATGCAGGCTTCGATATCACCAACCTGGCCATTGTCGCGGGCGCATTGTCGGTCGGCATCGGCTTTGGTCTGCAGTCCATTGTCAACAACTTCGTGTCGGGACTGATCCTGCTCATCGAACGCCCCATTAAGGTCGGCGACTGGGTCGTGGTTGGCACGGAAGAAGGCACGGTGAAGAATATCTCAGTGCGCTCCACCGAGATCGAGACCTTCAATCGCGCCAGCTTAATCGTCCCCAACTCCGAGTTGATCACCGGCAGGGTGATGAACTGGACCCACCGCAGCGCGCTCGGCCGCGTCGTTCTGCGGTTCTCAGCGGGAGCAAACGCCGACCCTCGGACGGTTCTTGCCATCTTGCAGGAGTGCGCGCAGGCTCACCCCGATGTCCTGAGCGAACCGGCGCCAATTGCCGTCTTTGAGGGGTACACCCAGACCGCAACAGAGTACTCGCTGCGGGCGTT encodes:
- the uvrC gene encoding excinuclease ABC subunit UvrC; the protein is MVTQDPANEEGVELESTEAEDAGTRVIARYWKTLPASPGVYRMLDAQGEVIYVGKARSLKARVANYTRLQGHTNRIARMILATHSMEFVTVRTEAEALLLEANLIKRFKPRFNVLMRDDKSFPYILISRDHPAPQLTKHRGARNRKGDYFGPFASAGAVNRAINMLQRAFLLRTCSDSFYENRTRPCLLFQIKRCAAPCTSEISLEDYRKLTDEAVRFLRGESQSVREMYQRLMTEASDKLEFEAAAKYRNRLWALAHVTADQSINPEGVEEADVFAAHQEGGQTCIQVFFFRTGQNWGNRAYYPRADRSLGVEDVLDAFIAQFYDDKPVPRLILLSHEIPNHDLLAEALTSKAERKVEIRVPSRGTKSALVEHAIANAREALGRKLAETSSQTRLLEGLAERFGLASTPRRIEVFDNSHISGTNAVGAMIVAGPEGFVKGQYRKFNIKSDATTPGDDYAMMREVLARRFKRLTSDSASEEGSTRDVPHTETPANEEGGSRISPPAHTSREMKKLALGMIPLAASGRIARDVPPDTVLDDASSTADDTSKNSGDDDMAPEKDIFPDRPDVVFVDGGLGQLSIACEVMRELGIHDIALIGVAKGPDRDAGREHFHIPGKDKSFMLEPRDPVLYFVQRLRDEAHRFAIGTHRAKRSKALSANPLDEIDGIGPTRKRALLKHFGSAKAVSRAGVEDLKEVEGISSEMAQKIYDFFNERRS
- a CDS encoding glucosaminidase domain-containing protein; translation: MRVRQRAQSVATAFVCQLLLTTAVQAAPPIRTDTNNRVPACVSPERLMAFLRDRNEELNPRYGEIARWYKYYGEAWNVRWDYAFFQMLLETNYLKYRRGDGRRGDVHERQNNFAGIGATGGGVAGERFADIKTGVHAQIQHLVAYSGEHVQDPVAKRTSENQDDIIAQSRRLRRAVTFGDLARRWAADRAYARSIDIVAKLFNDGYCKGPATADMAPPPAPKPVRRYERHAGLVGPAPDHLGGPEEVLPWASRSVAQETSDNTNTADKPRRETRTPPPQIAPAAAIKETPPTPGHNGRPPVRTLWTREDGYDPADTRAHASEQARPAGTLENSDDNPQHASAGASGEVQLPHFRIAPTDTPPSHLGGPVDPVIKTASVPARIMPDSDTPSDDARRITTAVRTASLGECRILSASYGGHKTLLVQADASGAIQLTALTVLDGFEDTMLESYAKERAPGAKLIGTYASRDDALTKARTICPSG
- a CDS encoding amidohydrolase family protein, giving the protein MSLWIRTEKYHLGLQERDETAEAESSLPVPSQVLSNGEFNPSPQNDVQRKVKSHILSEATELAKKNNVSRRSFLRSAAGFALSFSVMNEHYGNVFGASRAEAADVSMAEARAAALRDQFIFDDQLHFVYEGFSFEGLKALRKYGMEKWVPEKFRDKQTEFEQLQFANFLKEVYFDSDTKLGILSGAPADDAANWFLTNKEMYRAQGLMDDLCGSRRMWSQAIVRPNTPGWLEEMDRCAAEQKPISWKGYTVGDPLSNSDFPYRLDDEKLMYPAYEKMVKSGIKTFCIHKGLLPNDYADNFHAWKHAMVDDVGKAAKDWPGLNFVIFHSGLKPLNDYPQDHLDKFKKTGRIDWVSDLAEIPAKYGVTNVYAELGSCFANCVISHPQHAAGLLGTLIKGMGDDHVIWGTDSVWYGSPQWQIEALRRMEIPEEMRETFAFKELGGDDSEVKRKIFGLNICNIHGFDPNDLSKQGVNMKDDKLQKAKEAYQKEGTDRTNAFYGFIDNKDISFKRA
- a CDS encoding DUF3772 domain-containing protein; protein product: MNFHRSKACLTAALLAFAAFNVASNARTAGAQTEWQTEVEQPKAPAAAKPTSTKATTKAAESKPAAAQQAPSTQPAATQQAPAQHTPQQAPAAQAPAPQQAPAAAQPAPAAAAPAANGAAQQTQQQAPAAVPAGDAAAPAAEGAGAPAPAPETQAEPPQPAKPVPKPTPLPPEVATTIEKTTDVMDGAEKKLSAIKDVDADLGRLRNDIDGVISSTTRTADSLRPRLADLEGQIAKLGPAPGKDDPPEAPTAATERARLGAEAAEVSGAIKTLEVTWWRARQAIDKITDLRLELFVKSLTQRMSSPLFSELWEDVVRDWPSVSWRIGYNGSDWLRNADTRKGRLSIVLAAAAFTYLFLKLLAGWLTRFRPTPGHPEWTFFERAAAGSWIAPVRAMPGILTALVLYFGLDHIGLLYHPTTMPTATALLYAILIFSAVSALVSTVFAPYSPQRRLIPLSDRAARRVGRLLKILAAIYCLDLFFSEFAQILYFPLSLSVVQSLISSLAFAAVLAGLLLTPFSPTGHPRSEPYPRSYPRWLKFPLWLVVLAIVVACLTGYVALGRFIAQQVVMTGIVALVGILLFFAIRAFTREGTKGGHAVGSILHDAFGMDEPRRRQLAWLTEAVLTFILFLTLLPVLLLQWGFAAADIRDWLKAALFGFEIGQIRISLVRILGGILLFMALLFVTRLVQRRLRQNVLVAPRMDPGVANSVDTAVGYTGIALASIIAVSYAGFDITNLAIVAGALSVGIGFGLQSIVNNFVSGLILLIERPIKVGDWVVVGTEEGTVKNISVRSTEIETFNRASLIVPNSELITGRVMNWTHRSALGRVVLRFSAGANADPRTVLAILQECAQAHPDVLSEPAPIAVFEGYTQTATEYSLRAFLGDISSGVRVQSDLRVAVFEALREHQIEKAMPLVTAVVSPGV